A genomic region of Microlunatus sagamiharensis contains the following coding sequences:
- a CDS encoding biotin transporter BioY, translating into MSLVSASPRTLGDVVPGGLVRNVALVVGGTLLVALSALVQIPLPFTPVPLSLQTFAVLVVGASLGSRRGAAAMVLYLAAGMAGVPWFAAHQSGWAFASFGYVVGFVAAGWVAGRLAEAGADRNVVKNVGLLVLGSIIVYAFGVSGLIAATGMDLGTALAKGVVPFLIGDVVKVVVAAALLPAAWKLVGRRG; encoded by the coding sequence ATGTCTCTGGTCAGCGCCTCTCCCCGCACCCTCGGTGACGTCGTCCCCGGTGGCCTCGTGCGCAACGTCGCCCTCGTCGTCGGCGGCACCCTCCTCGTCGCGCTGAGCGCGCTCGTGCAGATCCCGCTGCCGTTCACGCCCGTGCCGCTGTCGCTGCAGACCTTCGCGGTCCTGGTCGTGGGCGCCAGCCTGGGCAGCCGTCGCGGCGCCGCTGCGATGGTGCTCTACCTGGCCGCCGGCATGGCGGGTGTGCCGTGGTTCGCCGCGCACCAGAGCGGCTGGGCCTTCGCCTCCTTCGGCTACGTCGTCGGCTTCGTCGCCGCCGGCTGGGTCGCCGGCCGGCTCGCCGAGGCCGGCGCCGACCGGAACGTCGTCAAGAACGTCGGCCTGCTGGTCCTCGGCAGCATCATCGTCTACGCCTTCGGCGTGTCCGGCCTCATCGCCGCCACCGGCATGGACCTCGGCACCGCGCTGGCCAAGGGCGTCGTGCCCTTCCTGATCGGGGACGTCGTCAAGGTCGTCGTCGCCGCCGCCCTCCTCCCCGCCGCC